The Prevotella sp. E2-28 genome includes the window TACCTCTAACCGCCAGGCAGATTCAGCAAGCCACGTCAGTCCTCGATTTTCTGGACTCATTCGCCCCCACCCCGGTTCGTATCGCACAAATCGGCAAATACCATGCTTTGCCGGCTGACTTTGAGAAGGTCCCATTCGAAGAATACCTGTATGTTGAAAACCTATTCCAAGGCTATCTCAACACACAATCCGACGAGTTGCTGCTTCAGATGGCGCAGGTGTTGTATGCCAGCGACCATGTGAAGCCGGACAAGGCGCAGCTCATCGGCATCTTCTACTGGATGGCCTCGCTCAAACAGTATTTCGCAGGGCAATTCCCGAACTTCTACAAGCCAACCTCCAATTCAGAAGACAACCTCCTGGGCAATGGCCAGCCCGATATCTACCGTCAGCTTCGTGACAGCACCAATGCAATGATTCGTGCCCTCACAGGTGGCGATATCACCAAGGAGGCAACCATCATGAAGAAGGATACATGGCGTGCACTTACAGAGTTGGACGCCAAAGCCCGGGATGCAGAAGAGCTACGTAAAGCAACTAAGAAACCATAATATTCATTCACATGTTCCCATTTCAACCATATACCCCACCCAAACCAACTACAGTCATCGAGGATCATACCTTTAACTGGAACGCCACAGCCTTTTTTGAAGACTTGACCAAGCGGAATAAGTTCGCTCGTTCCAAGCGCTTCACCTTCTGCAGAGTCTCAGGACTTGATGGTTTCGAAGAAGCACTGGGTAAGATGATGACCAAGACGGCATTCGTTTGTGTGTCCGACATCTCGCAGGGATTTACGGACATCAACAACACACCGCACACTCGTCGAGTGAAGACGGTGTTCCTGGCCATGCGTCACACCATCGACAATATGGTGGCCCGCCAGTCCTGTATGGATATGATGCGCGAGTTGTTCCGGCAGTTCATGTCTGTCCTGATCCAGGAACAAACTCGTCTGCAGCAGCACTCCATCTATATTGACCCTCGCATCTCATTCCAGGAAATCGACCGCTATTTCTTCTCTGGCTGTGCATGTGCCTACTTCCAAATCGCTGTTGATACCTACACCGATTTGCAGTATAAAAGCGAAGAGTGGTCAGAATAATCGTTCAGTACGCTGCTATATTATAGCAGCTCATTAAGCCAATATAGACCGCAATGCCCATCAACAACAATCATCCCGACCCACAAGGTGAGCGCGAAAAATTCGTCCTCGCCTTCAACGACACCATGCTTAAAATCTGGCAGGAGCAGATTACGCTATTAGGAGTAATCGACACCGGCAGGCTTCTGCACTCTGTAAGCGCTTTGCCAGTCCGTGCTGACGGCCGCTTTATCGAGGTAGGCTTGTCGCAGGCCTTCCTCGAATACGGTCTATGGCAAGACTTCTGTACAGGAAAAGAAATCCCTAGAGGAAATAATGGCGACATCGGTCGTGAAAAGCGCCGTGTCGCCAAAAAGTGGTTTAGTAAAAAGTATTATTCCTCAGTCCTCAACCTCCGTGACTTCCTAGCTGATAACATCGGCCATTCCTTCGTTGGTCTTGTCGCCAAAGCCCTTGATGATACTTATCGTAGATATAATCATTAATAATATTCAGAAAAAATATCTCAATTCACAAATTCTTTGTATATTTGCATCATCTAAATGAAAGAGTCAGTCTCAATTTAGATTCTCTTGGTTGGGGCGCACTTATTGTGCGTCCCGTTTTATTTTGCCATTAATTCAGTATCTATAACGTCCAAATCTACTTTTCTCCTGTCAAATACATCCTGCGCTGACCTTTCATTAGTACCCGAGGTTTTCACCCACCAGCAACACCACATGCCGCCCCTGAGGGGAGTTCCTGAGAAAGTGAACGTAGTTACAAATGGACTAATCATTGGGGGCGGAGAACCTGATCATTTTATCCGCCCCCAATAAACACAATAAACTCGCCCCAAATAAACTTCTAAGGCTAACAAAACACCCCCACATTGAATGTGAGGGGGGAAGTGTTTAGTTGAATAATACAACTAAGTTAAGTATGAGATTGATTATCTCAATAATCAACTTAACCACTTCAAACATCTTATTGTCAGACATAGTTTTTATCTAATATATTTATACTTAATAATAAACTTTGAATGGCAATTTGGTGGTGATTTGAGCGACTTTTTTTCCCTCCATCTGCAACTTTTTTTTTGTGGGCAAAGCCCAAAGGGAATAGGGGACAACAAAGACAGCTTGGATGGCTGGGATGAAAATATTTACAGGATTCATTGGGGGCGGAGAAAATAATCGGATTCTCCGCTCCCAATAAAAACTCTGTCAACGCTCTGCCAGTCCGTGCCGATGGCCGTTTCATTGAAATCAGTCTTTCTCAGTCATTCTTGGAGTGCGGCCTTTGGCAAGACTTCGGCACAGGAAAAGAAATCCCCAGAGGCAACTCCGGGGATAAAGGTCGTGAAAAGAAGCGTATCGCTAAGAAGTGGTTCTCTCGAAAGTATTATTCTTCAGTCCTCAACCTCCGTGACTTCCAGGCTGATAACATCGGCCAGTCGTTCGTCGGTCTGGTTGCCAAAGCGCTCGATGACAATTATCGACGCTATAATCATTAAATATTCAAAATGATTTAAAATTGAATATTTGTAAATATCAGCAATCTATTATTTTCTCTCTGAATTTATATCGTTTCATTTGAATGTAGCCTACAATACCTTCGCAGTAATGCTGCTTGCCGTCCAAACCTTCAACTGCAACTATACCTCTTTTTTTTATTTCAAATGGAACAATATCTTCCAAATAGAAGAACCTTTCTTCTTTGCTACCACTCTCTGCAATTCTGAATAAAGCAGAAACTCTTGCTTTATTACTGCGCTTGCTGAACACTAAACCTTCTGCGTTTAAAATTTTCTTTAAAGATGTTCTATATGTATTTCCCATATCATCTTCAAAAGTTACAGGAATCCAAGAGCCTTCTCTAAATCGCACGGATTCAGTAGCAATAGAAACAAGATAACTCCTTGTAGGCAATGGCTGAGGACTAAAAGTTACTCTCTCTTCTTCTAGTAGTTTTGCAACATCATCAATTTTATAATTGTCTATCATATTAATATTATTGTTAATACGTTGCAAACGTAATAATTTTGATAAAATTTGCACTAATATTATTCAAAAATGATATGAAATTTAATATTATTTAATAAAAGCAATAAATAATCATTGCAGCATCTCACAAAGTTTATCTTCTCTGATAATCTTTGGAGTAGCCTTCCCTGCCAGCACCAACACCTTCTTACCATTACGGTAAATATGTAGCTGTCGAGAACGGACTACTGCCGTCAGTTCCGCATCGTCCTGCATTGCCAGCCATAGAGGATGATAAATGCCATCCTCTTCAAATAGCTTCTTCTGCAGGTGCGAGCACATATTTGTAGTATCAATTGTCATCGTATCTTCAATTTGTTTATGTCCAAAACTCCTTTTCCAGGACATTACTTTATTTGCTTCTTAAATATCGCAGGATTGCCAGCCACCAGAGAATGGGGCGGCACATTCTTTATTACCACAGAGCCTGCTGCAATAACGGCACCATCGCCAATCGTCACACCTGGCAGAATCGTGGAATGGCCCCCAATCCAAACATCGTGACCTATCGTGATGGGTAGTCCATAAAAGAGTGATATCTCTTTTCCATATCATTCATATTTTTGTCTTTAGCTCTTCCTTGACCTTTTCCAAATCGCTACACGATAGTATCGGCATGAGGTTTTCTATCTCCTCAATGCTCTTGTCCCACCATCGGAGCTTGAGCAAAATTTCTATCAATTCATCGTCGAAACGTTTCCTAACTACACGACAGGGATTCCCAACGGCGATAGCATACGGAGGAATATCTTTAGCGACAACCGAATTGGTTCCGATGATGGCTCCATCACCAATATGTACGCCTGGCATAATCGTGACGTTCTGACCAATCCAAACATCGTTGCCAATAATGGTGTCGCCTTTCAATGGAAGTTCTCCCTTCACAGGTGCAATAGCACTTCCCCAGTCACCTCCCATAATGTAGAACGGATAGGTGGTTGCGCAATCCATCCTATGATTGGCCCCGTTCATCACAAACTCTACGCCTTTGGCAATAGCACAGAACTTCCCGATAATCAGCTTGTCACCTATGAAGTCATAGAAGTGTGTGACGTGCTTCTCAAATTGGTCAGCACCATCCACGTCATCGTAATAGGTATAGTCACCGATGATGATTCGCGGGTTCTTTACCACATTCTTGATAAAACAAAGTCGTGGCAGGTTAGGATTTGGAAATACCTCGTTGGGATTTGGTCTATTCATTATTGTCATAATTGTTTTGATGTTAAAGTCCAACCATGGTCGCCGTGGTATATCATCTGATGGGTCATGCCGCCGTCGATACAGATGTTCTCGCCTGTTTCATCTTTTAATCCTATTAGTTTTTGCGTTTGAACTTATTCTTGAGACGTTTATATCCTTCGACGCCCAGGATGGTAAGGCCTCCATACTGACAAGTCTTTGCCAATCCGAAGAGTACCGTCCAAAGGATACCTTTTGCCGTAACGCTGATAGGTAATAGCATCTGGGCGAAGGATAATATATAAAACGGGATGCAGCATAGCAGTACGATGACTCCCGTCCTGAACGAGAGCGATTGCAGCCAATGCTTCACGTTATAGAATGTGTGAACGATGGCATCTTTTGGAGAATACAGAATCATTCTTGGGCCTGCCCAGCGCATGATTTCACGTATCTGCTCACGCTCTTTTGACGCATAGCAATGCGTCGGACAGTTCTTGCATGCAGTCTTGTTTTCACCATATTTGCAATGGTCGAGACGGCGACATGCAAACTCTGCCAGATGTTGATACTCTTCTGGCATGGTTTCCACCTTCAGATGATGACGGCAATATAGTTCTATCATCCTCTGGACGGTCTGTTTCTCGCGCTCAATCCTGTTCATTCCTTTCTTTGCCATTTGAACTTTGTTCGAACTCCATCACGACTCGGCAATGTTCAAGTAAACTTGACATTGCTCTCGCTGTTCTGTCGTTTCATTTCTTCACCTTCCTTGTCATACTGTTTACGCTTGCCTGTAGGAGGCTCTGTCAGGGTGATCTTTACAACTGCTGTACGTTCGAGACTGCGGGCGATGGCATCGTCGAAAGCATCCATGTGCTTGGGCCAGTTCTGATACGTCCATCTTTCTATTTGCAATTACCTAAATACATTTAAATATCTCTGCAAAAGTACCATAAAAAGCTGTAAATTCACTATCTTTGCAGTGTTATTTGAGATTTATTTGCACATAGGAGCAACACAAAGAGAATAAGAGGCAATGATAGGAGCAATAATCGGAGATATCGTTGGTAGCCGTTGGGAGTTTAACCCGACAAATGACTACGGCTTTGAGTGGCTGTCAGATAGAAATGGGTACACTGACGACACGATATGTACAGTCGCTGTAGCAGATGCATTATTGCATGGCCGCGACTTCGGCGAAAGCATTCATGATTGGTGCAATCGCTATCCAAATCCGATGGGTGGATATGGTGGACGTTTTGCCCAATGGGTACATAGCGACAATCCTCAGCCATACAACAGTTTTGGTAATGGCTCTGCAATGCGCGTATCTCCAGTAGCTCACTGGTACAAGCACATCGACGAGGTGCTTGATGCCGCTGCAGCCACAGCCCTCCCCTCTCATAATCATGATGAAGGTATAAAAGGGGCTCAGACCGTAGCACTTGCAATTTTCAGAGCTCTTCAGTTTGGCGAACAAGCACCAGATCACATTGGCGAAATTCTTAAAGAGTGTGTCCAGTTCTCTGGCTATGATATCAATATCAATAAATCCGATGTTATCAATCGGTTCGATGAAACATGCCAGGGCACTGTCCCTGTCGCTCTATGGATAATAGGCATCAGCAACAGCTTTGAGGATGCAGTTCGTAAGGCAGTAAGCCTCGGTGCAGACGCCGACACTTTGGGTGCCATCGTTGGCAGTATCGCTGAAGCGATTTGGGGTATACCTCTTAATATCAGGAAAAGCATAAAAAGCTTTCTTCCAGAAGAGATGAATGACATCGTGATTGAATTTTACGAAATGATAAATAGATAGGAAATGGATTATACATACAAATACCCGCGTCCGGCAGTCACAGCTGACTGTGTAGTTATAACAAAAGAGCCTCAGCCAAAAGTGCTGCTTATTCAAAGAGGGGCTGACCCATACAAGGGAGGTTGGGCATTCCCTGGTGGCTTCATGAATATGGATGAAACCACGGAACAATGTGCTATCCGCGAACTGGAGGAAGAAACAGGACTGAAGGTGTCTGAGGTTCATCAGATTGGTGCATACTCAAAGGTAGATCGTGATCCACGAGGAAGAACCATAACTGTGGCTTATCTCGCCATCATAGATTTCCCCCAGATGGTGAAAGGTCAGGATGATGCAGCCAAGGCTGAGTGGTTTCCGATAGACGCACTACCGCCGTTGGCTTTCGACCATGAAGAGATTATGAAGGATGCTGTAGCAGCCTATAATCATTTAGTATTATAAGACATAAAGAAGCCCCTTCAGTTTCCGGTTTTGTACGCCGGGCTTCGCGGGGCTTCCAGAAAAGGGAAAAAACTAATCCGAATTAATTTCCCTCTTCCTCAAAGAACTTTCCTTTAGGAATAGGTGCACATTCTGCCAAACAGCAGTTGTAGCGTTCACGACTTCTGCGCTCGCGACGAAACATAGCCTTGGTGCCTTCCTCATCCTGCTGGAATTCCATGTGTTCCTCAATAGCAAAAGAATTGGCCATTGTCTCTACATCGAGGTTATCGGTTCCTATCAGCGTAAAGATCCAGTTCTGTTTCTTCAGCTTTTCGATAAGTGTACGAACCATCTTCAAGGTCCACTCCTCACTACTGTTCTCCTCACCGTCGGTAATGATAGTCACCAATACGTGGTCACCTTCCTCAATCTGAGCATTGACCTTTGAGATACCTTTGCCGATGGCATCATAAAGAGGTGTGCCACCGCCAGGATTGTAGGCCTTCCAACTCAGGTCACTAGTTTTGTCTGCAGGTGTGTTGTCGTAGTGCCAGGTGGTGTGGCTACTGTCAAACGTTACCAAGGTTACAAACTGTTCCTGGTCATTGAACTTTTTCTGCATCTGCCTTACAGTCTGCAAGGTTTCGTTCATACCTACAAAGGCTTGCTTGCGGATGACATACATACTGCCGCTTTCATCAACGATAATCAGGTTGTGAACTCGCTTTGTTTTAATTTCTTTCGTTTTGCCCTTTGGGCGAAAATTCTCACGCTCGGAAGAATGAGTAAACTCTTTCTTCTCTCTCTTAATCGAATTTTTCATAATCGTAATATTTAAATGGTGAAACATGTTGTTTTAATTACTATTTATCTCTTTATCTTTGATGAAGATTTTTTCGCTCGGAAATTGAAGCAAGCTTCATTTCACTCGCTTATTTATATCTTTGAAGAAGAATTCAGAAAAAAATTAAGTAAGAATGAAAAAAAATTAGTATCTTCGCCCAAAATTATTGAATATGTACTACCGATGCCTATCTGACAAAGAGATTCTAAACGGCTTCCGTAAAGGCAATGCCGATATTATCCGGGATTATTTCTACGGATATTGTGAGGTAGGCTATAATATTTTCGACCAACGCTATCAGCTCAGAGAGAAACAGAATCTGGACTTTATGTCGTTAGCCCATCAGTATGCTATATTTTTGATGGAACACGACTGGAAACCCTTGGAGGATCATTCGCCGAATATCAGCTTGAAGACCTGGCTTATCAATGGATTCAGATATGTGGTTCTCGACGCGCTGAAGTGGTACAAGAAAGAATATGGTAGTATCACCTTTGAAGACTATCTTCGCTCATTCGACGTGACAAGCGACCTTCGTCTACAGTTCAACCACATGGTGGAAGACGTTTGCGACCATGTGCCAATGGGACGCGAGGAAAGGCTCATCATTCATATGATGCTCCTTAATGGGTTCAAAGGGAAAGAGGTGGCAGATAAGATGGGGGTTACTCCAGCAGCTATCTCACAGAAATACAAGAAACTGAAGGAGGATATCATTGTGCCGTATTTCCGTCAGAACTTCGACATGGACCTGGATATGCCAGAGGTATTCGACGTTTATGGAGAGCCAATGGCAGAGGAAGCTGCTATGCCGCCTATGGGAATGGAACGTATCAAACTATATATGCCAGAGGATATGGAACAGAAGAGAACGACGCCGGAGCATATCACATCGCTCCAGCCAAACGAGATTTTCGTATTCGGCAGCAACCTCCGTGGTATGCACGGTGGAGGTGCAGCCTATGTTGCCCTGCGTAAGTTCGGCGCCATCATGGGACAAGGTGTTGGGTTGCAAGGACAGAGCTACGCCATCCCCACGATGCAGGGTGGTGTGGAAACAATCAAGCCGTATGTGGACGAGTTCATCGAGTTTGCCAAGCAGCACCCCACCCTCACCTTCCTTGTTACAAGAATAGGTTGTGGTATTGCAGGATTTTCGGATGAAGAGATATCGCCATTATTCGAAAAAGCACATGAAATAGAAAACATTATTCTGCCACCAGGATGGTAAAAACTAATATCAAAGAGGTAACGAAAACGCAATATTGATATGATAAAAAGACTTATAGATTTTCTAAATGCTTCACCAGTGAATTATCTGGCTATAAGCAACTTATGCAACGAGTTAGAAAAGAATGGATTCCGCCATATTGACCCTCGGGAACCTATCGGCAAGGTGAAGCGCTACACCAAGTCCTACGAGAAGGACCCGCAGCAGGCGCAGGGGAACACCTCTAATCCGTAAAGATTAAACATTAAACATTAAAGATTAAACATTAAAGATTAAAGATTAAACATTAAAGATTAAAGATTAAAATTCTAAACTACCATGAAAGACAAGAAAGACGTTTGGAAGTTCGTACTTCAAACTGCGATTAGCATCCTATCCGCTATCGCTACCGCACTGGGAGTAACCAGCTGCATGGCGTGAAAAATTGAAGAATTGAAGGATTGAAGAATGTCGCACAGATGACACAGATGACACAGATTTTGATTCGCTCTGCGAATCAGGGCTAGCG containing:
- a CDS encoding CatB-related O-acetyltransferase, with translation MNRPNPNEVFPNPNLPRLCFIKNVVKNPRIIIGDYTYYDDVDGADQFEKHVTHFYDFIGDKLIIGKFCAIAKGVEFVMNGANHRMDCATTYPFYIMGGDWGSAIAPVKGELPLKGDTIIGNDVWIGQNVTIMPGVHIGDGAIIGTNSVVAKDIPPYAIAVGNPCRVVRKRFDDELIEILLKLRWWDKSIEEIENLMPILSCSDLEKVKEELKTKI
- a CDS encoding NUDIX hydrolase yields the protein MDYTYKYPRPAVTADCVVITKEPQPKVLLIQRGADPYKGGWAFPGGFMNMDETTEQCAIRELEEETGLKVSEVHQIGAYSKVDRDPRGRTITVAYLAIIDFPQMVKGQDDAAKAEWFPIDALPPLAFDHEEIMKDAVAAYNHLVL
- a CDS encoding ADP-ribosylglycohydrolase family protein; this translates as MIGAIIGDIVGSRWEFNPTNDYGFEWLSDRNGYTDDTICTVAVADALLHGRDFGESIHDWCNRYPNPMGGYGGRFAQWVHSDNPQPYNSFGNGSAMRVSPVAHWYKHIDEVLDAAAATALPSHNHDEGIKGAQTVALAIFRALQFGEQAPDHIGEILKECVQFSGYDININKSDVINRFDETCQGTVPVALWIIGISNSFEDAVRKAVSLGADADTLGAIVGSIAEAIWGIPLNIRKSIKSFLPEEMNDIVIEFYEMINR
- a CDS encoding smalltalk protein, whose amino-acid sequence is MKDKKDVWKFVLQTAISILSAIATALGVTSCMA
- a CDS encoding nitrous oxide-stimulated promoter family protein; the encoded protein is MAKKGMNRIEREKQTVQRMIELYCRHHLKVETMPEEYQHLAEFACRRLDHCKYGENKTACKNCPTHCYASKEREQIREIMRWAGPRMILYSPKDAIVHTFYNVKHWLQSLSFRTGVIVLLCCIPFYILSFAQMLLPISVTAKGILWTVLFGLAKTCQYGGLTILGVEGYKRLKNKFKRKN
- a CDS encoding vWA domain-containing protein produces the protein MKNSIKREKKEFTHSSERENFRPKGKTKEIKTKRVHNLIIVDESGSMYVIRKQAFVGMNETLQTVRQMQKKFNDQEQFVTLVTFDSSHTTWHYDNTPADKTSDLSWKAYNPGGGTPLYDAIGKGISKVNAQIEEGDHVLVTIITDGEENSSEEWTLKMVRTLIEKLKKQNWIFTLIGTDNLDVETMANSFAIEEHMEFQQDEEGTKAMFRRERRSRERYNCCLAECAPIPKGKFFEEEGN